The following coding sequences are from one Rutidosis leptorrhynchoides isolate AG116_Rl617_1_P2 chromosome 11, CSIRO_AGI_Rlap_v1, whole genome shotgun sequence window:
- the LOC139877439 gene encoding sm-like protein LSM4 has translation MNIHLREVICTAKDGDRFWRMPECYIRGNTIKYLRVPDEVIDKVQEEKSRADRKPPVVGRGRGRGREDDGIGRGGRGRGGPGGRTGGGRGGGRGRQ, from the exons ATGAATATTCATCTTCGTGAAGTTATCTGTACTGCAAAG GATGGAGATAGGTTTTGGAGAATGCCTGAATGCTACATTCGTGGGAATACGATTAAGTATCTTAGAGTTCCCGATGAG GTTATTGATAAGGTTCAAGAAGAGAAGAGTCGTGCAG ATAGGAAACCACCTGTAGTGGGACGTGGTAGAGGAAGAGGTAGAGAGGATGATGGAATTGGTAGAGGAGGACGAGGCAGGGGTGGGCCCGGCGGCAGGACTGGTGGGGGCAGAG GTGGTGGCCGTGGGCGACAATAG